The Chryseolinea soli genome contains a region encoding:
- a CDS encoding T9SS type A sorting domain-containing protein, which yields MKSPCPVPAARFHGLLWILLFTIFIHQKAIAVPLTNASFFNILPSTYCPDDRWFVINILSPSDAVGPAKIHGEKYEVLNNFSPSVEAPSGTTVNFYEDNGLQWKPDVFLMNPYLLSQRAGFGQFMLSATYKRTAIQYDPTAPGNIAEGATTVVMLSFNFEILTSPVTFNFRTLNNVDGGTICNNTSVIELKATPAGGDYKVNGSLSGLSFVGNKVLLDPKILDYSTSVTYQYGGGTCSKLETELTILPVPDITFGISDGCLGEEIPFAIAVQASTPPPGTYTWQFNNYFWEFGDSPAQSSKAWPPNVPDRHAFQHTGYYTVKLNFQTEFTLGPDHPFGCAGVYEKGVVIKEAPVIDFAWENVCVDQATAFKGTMQGLTTTSVKDILWDLDGTGYQPGTLNANFTYATSGLHTAKFKVTTSNNCFQEKEKEVYKMPVIAASQLPYIENFDTGNGNWLEGTNENLSTSSWTWDAPSGFVLQGDASGSGKAWFTQSSAAPNLHYGLNEKSWVHSPCLDLNEMKSPVLSLNLRSLLQEQIDGVVIQVDSSGKAFDDAEWVTVGTMDETHGWYDHRGIPGNPGNQVLNQYGWSGKRDDAAWRYAAVPLDNYLPALPANRKRMRFRVALGSQNTNLMAPLDGFAFDNFAITERDRIILAEWFTHVSLKTPNDLFNTFSLIPGTDEVKPSMVRLEYHLNAVKVSEEDPLHEQNPSVHNARAAYYGVTNDLPLLVLDGTPIANPFQAPAQTTFDNHALEISKVRFDAVTAQQNAGGEVDVVVHYTVLQPIAPDSRIRVAVVEKVVKNNSTESYYVVRAMLPDVVGNRVGDQDQMPATKMLHITWQPDASQFNDAAALALVAFAQDDNTRQVFQALLMDNLSIVQATITATERGAKTKPNVYPNPADAFIQIETKTPDVKLYNTVGEEMPVAITLSDRGPNMDVRQLPGGVYILRINDREQITLQKVLVVHSRP from the coding sequence ATGAAGAGCCCCTGCCCCGTGCCTGCTGCCCGTTTCCATGGTCTATTGTGGATATTGCTGTTCACGATTTTTATACATCAGAAGGCCATTGCCGTGCCGCTCACCAATGCCAGCTTTTTCAACATCCTTCCCTCCACCTATTGCCCCGACGACCGGTGGTTTGTTATCAATATTCTCAGCCCTTCCGATGCCGTAGGGCCGGCGAAGATCCATGGAGAGAAGTACGAGGTGCTGAACAACTTTTCTCCCTCGGTGGAAGCTCCGTCGGGAACCACTGTCAACTTTTATGAAGACAATGGACTCCAATGGAAGCCTGACGTCTTTCTGATGAATCCATACCTGTTGAGTCAGCGTGCCGGGTTTGGTCAATTTATGCTCTCCGCCACGTACAAACGGACCGCTATTCAATATGACCCCACGGCACCGGGCAACATAGCGGAAGGAGCCACCACGGTGGTTATGTTGTCTTTTAACTTTGAGATCCTGACGAGTCCGGTCACATTCAATTTTCGTACGCTGAACAATGTAGATGGAGGTACGATCTGTAACAATACGTCCGTCATCGAACTGAAGGCCACGCCGGCGGGGGGTGACTACAAAGTGAATGGTAGTTTGTCCGGTCTGAGTTTTGTCGGCAACAAAGTTCTGCTCGATCCTAAGATCCTGGACTATTCCACCAGTGTCACCTATCAATATGGCGGCGGCACGTGCTCCAAGCTGGAGACGGAGCTGACCATCCTTCCGGTTCCCGACATCACCTTTGGTATCAGCGATGGCTGTCTGGGAGAAGAGATCCCGTTTGCCATCGCTGTTCAAGCGTCTACACCACCGCCCGGCACCTACACCTGGCAGTTCAATAATTATTTCTGGGAGTTTGGCGACAGTCCCGCACAGTCCTCCAAGGCATGGCCCCCAAATGTTCCGGATCGTCATGCTTTTCAACACACCGGATACTATACAGTAAAATTGAATTTTCAAACGGAGTTCACATTGGGTCCCGATCACCCCTTTGGGTGTGCCGGCGTTTATGAAAAAGGAGTGGTCATAAAGGAAGCACCCGTCATCGACTTCGCATGGGAAAATGTATGCGTCGATCAAGCCACGGCTTTTAAGGGAACCATGCAAGGCCTTACGACCACCAGCGTAAAAGATATATTGTGGGATTTGGATGGCACCGGCTATCAACCCGGAACATTGAATGCAAATTTCACCTACGCCACGTCCGGCCTTCACACGGCAAAGTTCAAAGTGACGACCAGCAACAACTGTTTCCAGGAAAAAGAAAAGGAAGTGTACAAGATGCCCGTCATAGCCGCGTCTCAACTCCCGTATATTGAGAACTTCGACACCGGCAACGGCAATTGGCTGGAAGGTACAAACGAAAACCTTTCGACGTCCTCGTGGACTTGGGATGCTCCGTCGGGCTTTGTTCTCCAGGGTGATGCCTCCGGTTCAGGGAAAGCATGGTTCACACAATCTTCTGCTGCGCCCAACCTGCATTATGGGCTAAACGAAAAATCGTGGGTACACAGCCCCTGCCTTGATTTAAACGAGATGAAAAGTCCCGTGCTCAGCCTAAACCTTCGGAGCTTGCTCCAGGAACAAATCGACGGCGTGGTCATTCAAGTGGACTCCAGCGGAAAGGCCTTCGATGATGCCGAGTGGGTCACGGTCGGCACTATGGACGAGACGCATGGCTGGTACGACCACCGCGGGATTCCTGGCAACCCGGGCAACCAGGTCCTCAATCAATACGGATGGTCCGGCAAGAGGGATGACGCTGCGTGGCGATATGCAGCCGTACCGTTGGACAACTATTTGCCAGCCCTTCCGGCCAACCGGAAGCGAATGCGTTTTCGCGTGGCCTTGGGAAGCCAGAATACCAACCTGATGGCGCCGCTCGATGGTTTTGCTTTTGATAACTTCGCCATCACCGAACGCGATCGCATTATCCTGGCGGAATGGTTCACCCATGTGTCGCTCAAGACTCCAAACGATTTGTTCAATACCTTTTCGTTGATCCCGGGGACAGACGAAGTGAAGCCCAGCATGGTGCGGCTGGAGTATCATTTGAACGCGGTGAAAGTCTCCGAAGAAGATCCGCTGCATGAACAAAATCCTTCGGTCCACAACGCGCGGGCGGCCTACTATGGTGTGACCAATGATCTGCCCCTGCTGGTTTTGGATGGAACACCCATCGCCAATCCCTTTCAAGCCCCGGCGCAAACCACTTTCGACAACCATGCACTCGAGATTTCGAAGGTTCGTTTCGATGCGGTGACCGCGCAGCAAAACGCGGGTGGTGAAGTCGACGTGGTGGTGCATTATACCGTTCTTCAACCCATCGCACCCGACTCCCGGATACGCGTGGCTGTTGTCGAGAAAGTAGTGAAGAACAATTCCACGGAAAGTTACTATGTCGTGCGCGCCATGCTGCCTGATGTGGTCGGAAACCGCGTGGGTGATCAGGACCAAATGCCGGCTACAAAAATGCTACACATCACGTGGCAGCCCGACGCCTCCCAATTCAACGATGCTGCTGCACTCGCCCTGGTTGCTTTTGCGCAAGACGATAATACACGGCAGGTCTTTCAAGCCTTGTTGATGGACAATCTCTCCATCGTCCAGGCAACCATTACCGCAACCGAGCGGGGGGCAAAAACGAAACCCAATGTCTATCCTAATCCAGCCGATGCGTTCATCCAAATCGAAACCAAAACACCGGACGTGAAATTATACAATACGGTGGGTGAGGAAATGCCGGTAGCCATTACGTTAAGCGACAGGGGCCCGAACATGGATGTGAGGCAGCTGCCAGGCGGTGTGTATATCCTTCGCATAAACGACCGTGAGCAGATCACCCTGCAGAAAGTGCTGGTTGTGCACAGCCGCCCCTGA
- a CDS encoding SDR family oxidoreductase produces MEGMLKPDSLKGKTIIVTGGGTGLGKSMGKYFLELGANLVITSRKLEVLQKTADELMKQTGGKVLAVSCDVRKYEEIENMIQQTETTFGQIHGILNNAAGNFISPTERLSHRAFDIVVDIVLKGTYYTTLAAGKHWIAKKQPGTFLNIVTTYAWTGSGYVVPSACSKAGVLALTRSLAVEWAKYKIRSNAIAPGPFPTEGAWSRLLPGDLVKKFDPADRIPLKRVGEHQELANLAAYLMSDYSAYINGEVITIDGGEWLRNGGEFSHLELIPDALWDMLEKSRGK; encoded by the coding sequence ATGGAAGGCATGTTAAAACCGGATTCGTTAAAAGGCAAAACCATCATCGTTACGGGTGGCGGCACAGGCCTCGGCAAATCGATGGGCAAGTATTTTCTCGAGCTGGGTGCCAACCTGGTCATTACCAGCCGCAAGCTGGAGGTCCTTCAAAAGACCGCCGACGAACTGATGAAACAAACGGGAGGAAAAGTGCTGGCGGTTTCGTGTGACGTCCGGAAGTATGAAGAGATCGAGAACATGATCCAGCAAACCGAAACCACCTTCGGACAGATCCACGGTATCCTGAACAACGCCGCAGGCAATTTCATCAGTCCTACGGAACGGCTCTCGCATCGCGCCTTCGACATTGTGGTGGACATCGTTTTGAAAGGCACCTACTACACCACGTTGGCGGCGGGCAAACATTGGATCGCCAAAAAACAGCCCGGCACTTTTTTGAACATCGTCACAACCTACGCCTGGACCGGCTCGGGCTATGTGGTGCCTTCTGCGTGCAGCAAGGCGGGCGTGTTGGCGCTCACCCGGTCGCTGGCCGTGGAGTGGGCCAAGTATAAAATCCGGAGCAACGCCATCGCTCCCGGTCCTTTTCCTACTGAAGGCGCCTGGAGCCGGTTGCTCCCTGGCGACCTGGTAAAGAAATTCGATCCCGCCGATCGCATCCCCCTCAAACGCGTGGGCGAACACCAAGAGTTGGCCAACCTGGCGGCTTACCTGATGTCGGACTACTCCGCCTATATAAACGGCGAGGTCATCACCATCGACGGTGGCGAATGGCTACGCAACGGCGGCGAGTTCAGTCACCTGGAATTGATCCCCGATGCCCTGTGGGATATGCTGGAGAAAAGCAGGGGAAAATAA
- the bioD gene encoding dethiobiotin synthase, with protein MNYFVTGIDTDSGKTLVSALLCEALEADYWKPVQAGLPKDSETVKSLLSNKKTVIHPETYLLHTPASPHAAARIDGVDITLEHFTLPATNNHLVIEGAGGCLVPLNDRDFVIDLAARFQSEIILVADLYLGSINHTLLTCEALAARKLPVKGIIFNGESNPESERIILHRSGLRCLLRIAKENRIDQAMISNYSDQLRSTLL; from the coding sequence ATGAACTATTTCGTTACGGGCATTGACACCGACAGCGGAAAGACGCTGGTGTCCGCCCTTCTTTGCGAAGCGCTGGAAGCCGATTACTGGAAACCTGTTCAAGCCGGTTTGCCAAAGGACAGCGAGACGGTGAAAAGCCTTCTGTCCAACAAAAAAACAGTCATTCATCCCGAAACGTATTTGCTGCATACCCCTGCCTCGCCACACGCTGCAGCGCGCATCGATGGCGTTGACATTACACTGGAGCATTTCACGCTACCCGCTACGAACAACCACCTGGTGATTGAAGGTGCCGGAGGGTGCCTGGTGCCCTTGAACGATCGCGATTTTGTGATCGACCTGGCGGCGCGCTTTCAGTCCGAGATCATCCTGGTGGCCGATCTGTATCTCGGCAGTATCAATCACACCCTGTTGACGTGTGAAGCATTGGCCGCAAGGAAGCTTCCGGTAAAAGGCATTATTTTTAATGGCGAATCCAATCCGGAAAGCGAACGCATCATCCTTCACCGCTCCGGTCTACGGTGCCTGCTGCGGATCGCCAAAGAGAACCGTATCGACCAGGCCATGATTTCAAACTATAGCGATCAACTAAGATCAACGCTGCTATGA
- a CDS encoding 3-keto-disaccharide hydrolase — MSKKKLLLFVVPFLLFAFRPDADRPARTEGKWVSLFNGKNLTGWKMKIVGHPLGENFGNTFRVENGMISVRYDQYKSFDNTFGALYYDKKLTNYRLKVEYRFVGETAPGAPSWGFRDSGVQYHCQAPTTLGLTQPFPICLEYNLHGGNGKDDRPTGELCANGTYVEIKGKRNESFCTEPTVKRTFHGDQWVTLEIDIRDGKIKHFVNGEEILQFKNPRYDPTNEIAKTLIKGTDDKVKDGYISLQSNSHPIDFRKIELMEY, encoded by the coding sequence ATGTCAAAAAAGAAACTCCTTCTGTTTGTAGTTCCCTTTCTCTTGTTTGCCTTCCGCCCCGACGCAGACCGGCCGGCAAGGACAGAAGGAAAATGGGTTAGTCTTTTCAACGGCAAAAATCTGACCGGATGGAAGATGAAGATCGTGGGCCATCCCCTGGGGGAAAATTTCGGCAACACGTTCCGGGTGGAGAATGGGATGATCAGCGTTCGCTACGATCAATATAAAAGTTTTGACAACACGTTCGGCGCGCTTTACTACGACAAGAAGCTCACCAACTATCGCCTCAAGGTAGAGTACCGGTTTGTGGGCGAGACAGCCCCCGGCGCACCTTCGTGGGGTTTCCGCGACAGCGGTGTGCAATATCACTGCCAGGCACCCACGACCCTGGGCCTGACACAGCCATTTCCCATCTGTCTGGAGTATAACCTGCATGGTGGAAACGGCAAAGATGATCGCCCAACGGGTGAGCTATGTGCCAACGGCACATACGTGGAGATCAAGGGCAAACGCAACGAATCTTTTTGCACCGAGCCTACGGTGAAACGCACCTTCCACGGCGATCAATGGGTTACCCTGGAAATCGATATACGCGATGGCAAGATCAAACATTTTGTGAATGGTGAAGAGATCCTTCAATTTAAAAACCCGCGTTACGATCCCACCAACGAGATCGCCAAAACCCTGATCAAGGGCACCGACGACAAGGTGAAGGATGGATACATCTCCTTACAATCCAATAGCCATCCCATCGATTTTCGCAAAATCGAATTGATGGAATACTAA
- a CDS encoding aminotransferase class I/II-fold pyridoxal phosphate-dependent enzyme: MNTLEALLKKRLDDRTEMGLLRTLRYNDPSLIDFTSNDYLGLARSMPLAERIHERSGPSSPNGATGSRLLSGNSPQHEAVEKKLAHLFKSESALLFGSGYNANLAVLSALPQRGDTILYDELSHASLKDGARLSLAKRLNFKHNDLHDLASKLKHAQGQAFIVVESIYSMDGDQCPLAELVTLAEKHRAIVVLDEAHSTGVVGLDGSGLAVSLGLEERIGVRVYTFGKAMGLHGACVTGSKALMQYLVNFSRPFIYTTAMPFHHLTAIECAFDYLKENISLQQVLCEKISLYVNAVEGLSHRTISHSAIQTLIVPGNDNIRRVAGHLQTKGYDVRPILSPTVPAGTERLRICLHTYNTREQILGLAEELRKLSSPE, encoded by the coding sequence ATGAACACGCTGGAAGCCCTGCTCAAAAAACGCCTGGACGACCGGACGGAAATGGGGTTGCTAAGAACGCTGCGCTATAACGATCCTAGCCTGATCGATTTTACTTCTAACGACTACCTGGGCCTCGCGCGCTCCATGCCGCTGGCCGAACGGATCCACGAACGCTCCGGACCATCCTCACCCAACGGTGCCACGGGGTCGCGGTTGTTGTCGGGAAACTCGCCGCAACACGAAGCGGTGGAAAAGAAACTAGCCCATCTTTTTAAGAGTGAGTCGGCGCTTTTGTTTGGCTCCGGATACAATGCCAACCTCGCGGTGCTTTCTGCGCTTCCCCAACGTGGCGATACCATATTGTATGATGAATTGTCGCATGCCTCCCTGAAGGACGGTGCACGATTGAGTCTGGCTAAGCGGCTAAATTTCAAACACAATGACCTCCATGACCTGGCCTCAAAACTGAAACATGCGCAGGGCCAGGCCTTCATTGTCGTGGAGTCGATCTATTCGATGGACGGCGATCAGTGCCCACTGGCCGAATTGGTGACACTGGCCGAAAAACATCGTGCGATTGTTGTGCTGGACGAGGCGCATAGCACCGGCGTGGTGGGTTTGGATGGAAGCGGCCTGGCCGTGTCGCTGGGCTTAGAAGAGCGGATCGGGGTGCGCGTCTATACATTCGGAAAGGCCATGGGTTTGCACGGCGCTTGTGTGACCGGGTCGAAAGCACTTATGCAGTATCTCGTGAATTTCAGCAGGCCGTTCATTTACACCACAGCCATGCCGTTTCACCACCTCACAGCGATCGAGTGTGCTTTTGATTATTTGAAGGAAAACATTTCGTTACAGCAGGTCCTTTGCGAAAAAATTTCTCTTTATGTGAATGCCGTGGAAGGTTTGTCGCATCGCACGATCAGTCATAGTGCCATTCAAACTTTGATCGTTCCGGGCAACGACAACATCCGGCGCGTGGCCGGTCACCTGCAAACCAAGGGATATGACGTACGGCCCATCTTGTCGCCCACCGTGCCTGCCGGTACGGAGCGGTTGAGGATTTGTCTTCATACGTACAACACCCGCGAACAGATTCTTGGGCTGGCCGAGGAACTGAGAAAATTATCATCTCCGGAATGA